In Methanosarcina barkeri MS, a single window of DNA contains:
- a CDS encoding PKD domain-containing protein, whose product MKKKEAIYEIILFSISLVLLLFSSAASAATAESGSPTVTETQITTNTSYQWDPAIYGNRIVWTDKRNGSCNIYMYDLSTKKETQISNYESGYEDTGNSAVYGDKIVWTHGYEEYWQIYMYDLSTSRETQITTNGRAYNPAIYGNKIVWLDDRDNDYKYDIYMYDLYTKKETQITSSGPADNPAIYGNRIVYADDREGNYDIYMYDISTKKETQITSSPDNQVSPAIYGNRILWKDDGGEDDGGEYHGIYMCDLSTNQKFKITSYGWDDPAIYGNRVVYTDNRNGNYDIYMSTISSEEPEPNLPVAAFSASLTYGKAPLKVKFTDTSTGTPTKWIWNFGDGSKSFHQNPTHKYSKAGVYTVSLTVKNAVGSNTVTKTEYIKVITKPVAAFSAKPTSGKAPMKVQFTDKSTGSPTKWKWDFGDGTKSFHQNPTHKYSKAGKYTVTLKVTNAVGINTATKSKYITVTSKPVAAFSASPTSGKSPLNVKFTDKSTGSPMKWKWDFGDGTKSFHQNPTHKYSKAGKYTVTLKVTNAVGINTATKSKYIIVKTSQAPTADVPTADFWGWPLSGNAPLKVTFTETSKGSPTSWKWDFGDGKYSTEKSPTHTYSAAGTYTVKLTATNAAGSSTKLKWKYIKVAK is encoded by the coding sequence ATGAAGAAAAAAGAGGCCATTTATGAAATAATCTTATTTTCAATATCCTTAGTTTTGCTTTTATTTTCTTCCGCAGCATCAGCAGCTACAGCTGAAAGCGGTTCGCCCACGGTCACCGAAACTCAGATCACCACTAATACATCATATCAATGGGATCCTGCAATCTATGGGAATAGGATAGTGTGGACGGATAAGCGCAATGGAAGCTGTAATATCTACATGTATGATCTCTCCACTAAAAAGGAAACTCAAATCTCTAATTATGAATCTGGGTATGAAGATACGGGGAACTCTGCAGTCTACGGCGACAAGATAGTGTGGACACATGGTTACGAGGAATACTGGCAGATCTACATGTATGACCTTTCCACTTCCAGGGAAACTCAAATCACCACCAATGGACGAGCATACAATCCTGCTATTTATGGTAATAAAATAGTTTGGCTGGATGACCGAGATAATGATTATAAATATGATATTTACATGTACGATCTCTACACTAAAAAGGAAACTCAGATAACCAGCAGCGGACCAGCAGACAACCCTGCTATTTACGGTAACAGGATAGTATATGCCGACGACCGCGAAGGAAACTATGATATCTATATGTATGATATTTCTACTAAAAAGGAAACTCAGATAACCAGCAGTCCAGATAACCAGGTGTCTCCTGCTATCTATGGTAACAGGATATTGTGGAAGGATGATGGTGGGGAGGACGATGGTGGGGAATATCATGGTATATACATGTGCGATCTTTCCACTAATCAGAAGTTTAAAATTACCAGCTATGGTTGGGATGATCCTGCTATCTATGGTAACAGAGTAGTATATACCGATAATCGTAATGGAAACTACGATATTTACATGAGCACTATTTCAAGTGAAGAACCAGAACCAAACCTCCCTGTTGCTGCATTTTCTGCTTCTCTAACTTATGGGAAAGCACCACTGAAGGTTAAATTTACTGACACAAGCACAGGAACACCCACAAAGTGGATATGGAACTTTGGAGATGGATCAAAGTCATTCCACCAGAATCCGACTCACAAGTATTCAAAAGCAGGAGTATATACTGTTAGCTTAACAGTAAAGAATGCTGTAGGTAGTAACACGGTAACAAAAACAGAATATATAAAAGTGATAACAAAACCAGTTGCTGCTTTTTCTGCAAAACCGACTTCAGGAAAAGCCCCAATGAAAGTGCAGTTTACTGACAAAAGTACCGGATCACCCACGAAATGGAAATGGGATTTTGGAGACGGAACAAAGTCATTCCACCAGAATCCGACTCACAAGTATTCAAAAGCCGGCAAATACACAGTAACTCTCAAAGTAACCAATGCGGTAGGCATCAACACAGCAACAAAATCAAAGTATATAACCGTGACATCAAAACCCGTTGCTGCCTTCTCTGCATCTCCAACATCAGGAAAATCTCCATTAAACGTTAAATTTACGGACAAAAGTACCGGATCACCCATGAAATGGAAATGGGATTTTGGAGACGGAACAAAGTCATTCCACCAGAATCCAACTCATAAGTATTCAAAAGCAGGAAAGTACACAGTAACCCTTAAAGTAACCAATGCTGTAGGCATCAACACAGCAACAAAATCAAAGTATATCATAGTGAAAACTTCACAAGCTCCAACTGCAGATGTTCCAACTGCAGATTTCTGGGGCTGGCCGCTATCAGGAAACGCTCCACTAAAGGTAACATTTACGGAGACGAGCAAAGGATCGCCAACTTCATGGAAGTGGGATTTTGGAGATGGGAAATATTCAACAGAAAAGAGTCCAACACACACATATTCAGCAGCAGGAACTTACACGGTTAAACTCACAGCAACAAATGCAGCAGGAAGTAGTACAAAATTAAAATGGAAATATATAAAAGTGGCAAAGTGA